A single window of Methylocella tundrae DNA harbors:
- a CDS encoding head decoration protein, which produces MTTVLTEHLHAGAFIVSEEEGLYSRDQITISNLTAKTPGTVLGKSGVPAAETATVAADTGNVGTGALVMDATAPIAATAIDGVYEVILRATGATASFDVIDPNGILVDAGLVGTTFNNQIKFLLSSAGTMTIGDRWFVTISRPVGTGDTWDALNFTAVNGLQIVAGILFGDVDLGAGSQAATAIVRTAQVRLADLTWPAGATAAQIAEGVNQLRRLGIIVR; this is translated from the coding sequence ATGACGACCGTCCTGACAGAACACCTCCACGCCGGCGCATTTATCGTCAGCGAGGAAGAGGGACTTTATTCGCGCGATCAGATCACGATTTCGAATCTGACCGCGAAGACCCCCGGCACGGTGCTGGGCAAAAGCGGCGTTCCCGCCGCCGAGACCGCGACCGTCGCGGCCGATACGGGCAATGTCGGTACGGGCGCTCTCGTCATGGACGCCACTGCGCCGATCGCCGCCACGGCCATCGATGGCGTTTACGAGGTCATCCTGCGCGCCACGGGCGCGACCGCGTCCTTCGATGTGATCGATCCGAACGGCATCTTGGTCGACGCGGGTCTGGTCGGAACCACATTCAACAACCAGATCAAGTTCCTGCTGTCGAGCGCCGGCACGATGACGATCGGCGATCGCTGGTTTGTCACCATCAGCCGCCCGGTCGGGACAGGCGATACCTGGGATGCTCTCAACTTCACCGCGGTGAACGGTTTGCAGATCGTCGCTGGCATCCTGTTCGGCGATGTGGATCTTGGCGCCGGCTCGCAGGCCGCCACCGCGATCGTCCGCACGGCGCAGGTTCGCCTGGCCGATCTCACCTGGCCAGCCGGCGCGACCGCGGCGCAGATCGCCGAGGGCGTCAACCAGCTGCGCCGCCTCGGCATCATCGTTCGCTAA
- a CDS encoding major capsid protein: MLTMDVFTQNAFSAIEMTMAVDRAGYVPTTLQSIPGLVTPVPVSTEHIFIEARANAPALIQTSPRGSAPSQKSGDIRDARPFKTRRLARASLITASELQGIRAFASQTELKTLQIEIGRRTMKIKQDFALTKENWLLGMVQGLVTDADGSTIYNWATEFGQTIPAEVGFDLANATLPEGSIRLKCAAIRRTMTKNLQGLGGMGFDIVALCGDQFYDQLTSNAEVLNTYKNWAAAADLRNDLGRAWSAFRYGDINFVNYRGTDDGAIGISTDKAKIFPTGAGIFQWAMAPAETFEFVNTPGRDMYSWVVMDRDRNMWAALEYYSYPLPVCVQPQALASARAGA; this comes from the coding sequence ATGCTGACGATGGACGTCTTTACGCAAAATGCATTCTCGGCCATCGAAATGACCATGGCTGTTGATCGCGCCGGTTATGTTCCCACCACGCTCCAGAGCATTCCTGGCCTTGTAACGCCGGTCCCGGTTTCGACGGAGCATATCTTCATCGAAGCGCGCGCGAACGCGCCCGCGCTGATCCAGACCTCTCCGCGCGGTTCTGCGCCGTCGCAGAAGAGCGGCGATATCCGCGACGCGCGCCCGTTCAAGACGCGCCGCCTCGCGCGCGCCTCGCTCATCACGGCCTCCGAACTGCAGGGCATCCGCGCCTTCGCCTCGCAGACGGAGCTGAAGACGCTGCAAATCGAAATCGGCCGCCGCACGATGAAGATCAAGCAGGACTTCGCGCTGACCAAGGAGAACTGGCTGCTCGGCATGGTGCAGGGCCTTGTCACCGACGCGGACGGTTCGACAATCTATAATTGGGCGACCGAATTCGGCCAGACCATCCCGGCCGAAGTTGGTTTCGATCTGGCGAACGCGACGCTTCCCGAGGGCTCCATCCGCCTGAAATGCGCCGCGATCCGCCGCACGATGACGAAAAACCTGCAGGGCCTCGGCGGCATGGGTTTTGACATCGTGGCGCTCTGTGGGGATCAATTCTACGATCAGCTGACGAGCAATGCCGAGGTGCTCAACACCTACAAGAATTGGGCCGCGGCAGCGGATCTCCGCAATGACCTCGGCCGCGCGTGGTCGGCGTTCCGTTACGGCGACATTAATTTCGTCAACTATCGCGGGACGGACGACGGCGCCATCGGCATCTCGACCGACAAGGCGAAAATCTTCCCGACCGGCGCGGGCATTTTCCAATGGGCGATGGCCCCTGCGGAAACCTTCGAATTCGTCAATACGCCTGGCCGCGACATGTACAGCTGGGTTGTGATGGATCGTGACCGCAACATGTGGGCGGCCCTAGAATATTATTCCTATCCGCTGCCTGTCTGCGTCCAGCCGCAGGCCCTCGCCAGCGCCCGCGCCGGAGCGTAA